Proteins encoded in a region of the Sphingomonas sp. OV641 genome:
- the trpD gene encoding anthranilate phosphoribosyltransferase yields the protein MTTISLLPNPSSPLSRESAAQAFSDILDGRATEEAIARFLIDLSDRGETSIEIAEAARALRDRLIPISAPAGAIDVCGTGGDGHHTLNVSTAVSLVVASCGVPVAKHGNRAASSKAGAADTLEALGLDMERAGALAEETLNELGICFLFAANHHPAMKRITPIRRQIGKRTIFNLMGPLANPAHVTRQLIGIARPDYAPVYADALEQLGTEAALVVSGEEGLDEVSGAGPTIAVAIGAVQLGNRIEPEDAGVRRHPIHAIRGGDPAHNATALRQLLTGTQGAYRDAVLLNAAVALTLVGEPLESGARRAAEAIDSGAANDLLNRWIAWA from the coding sequence ATGACCACCATCTCCCTGTTGCCCAACCCTTCCAGCCCCTTGTCGCGCGAGAGCGCGGCGCAGGCGTTCAGCGACATTCTGGACGGGCGCGCGACCGAGGAGGCGATCGCACGTTTCCTCATCGACCTGTCCGACCGCGGCGAGACATCGATCGAGATCGCCGAGGCGGCGCGCGCATTGCGGGACCGGCTGATCCCGATCAGTGCCCCGGCGGGTGCGATCGACGTATGCGGCACCGGTGGCGACGGGCACCACACGCTGAACGTGTCGACGGCCGTCAGCCTGGTGGTGGCCTCCTGCGGCGTGCCCGTGGCGAAACATGGCAACAGAGCGGCCTCTTCCAAGGCTGGTGCGGCCGACACACTGGAGGCGCTTGGCCTCGACATGGAGCGGGCAGGCGCGCTTGCCGAAGAAACGCTCAACGAACTGGGCATCTGCTTCCTGTTTGCAGCGAACCATCATCCCGCGATGAAGCGGATCACGCCGATCCGCCGGCAGATCGGCAAGCGCACGATCTTCAATCTAATGGGGCCGCTCGCCAACCCGGCGCATGTCACGCGGCAGCTGATCGGCATCGCCAGACCCGATTACGCGCCCGTCTATGCCGATGCGCTGGAGCAGCTAGGGACCGAAGCGGCATTGGTGGTTTCGGGAGAGGAAGGGCTGGACGAAGTATCGGGCGCGGGTCCGACCATCGCGGTCGCCATCGGCGCGGTACAGCTCGGCAATCGGATCGAACCGGAGGACGCCGGGGTCCGGCGCCATCCCATACACGCGATCCGCGGCGGCGATCCGGCGCACAATGCAACTGCGCTTCGGCAATTGCTGACCGGTACGCAAGGTGCCTATCGCGATGCAGTGCTGCTCAACGCCGCTGTCGCACTGACGCTGGTTGGTGAGCCGCTGGAAAGCGGCGCGCGCCGGGCGGCCGAGGCGATCGACAGCGGCGCTGCCAACGATTTGCTGAACCGCTGGATCGCCTGGGCATGA
- the trpC gene encoding indole-3-glycerol phosphate synthase TrpC translates to MTILDRILATKRDEVAARRSTRSIADLDALAREQTAPRGFKAALDRVRQQDQAAPSPHYALIAEIKKASPSKGLIRADFDPPAHARAYAEGGATCLSVLTDHAYFQGHEDYLVAARAACDLPVIRKDFLVDPWQVAEARAIGADAILIIMAALDDGAAAEIEAAAIEREMDVLVEVHDAAELERALALRSRLIGVNNRDLRDFSVSFDRTYELVGRAPAGCTFVAESGLNTRADLDAMAEHDVRCFLIGESLMRQPDVAAATRALIA, encoded by the coding sequence ATGACGATCCTGGATCGCATCCTCGCCACCAAGCGCGACGAAGTGGCGGCTCGGCGTAGCACGCGCTCCATCGCCGACCTCGACGCGCTTGCCCGCGAACAGACGGCGCCGCGCGGGTTCAAGGCAGCGCTGGACCGGGTTCGCCAGCAGGATCAGGCTGCGCCCAGTCCGCACTATGCGCTGATTGCCGAGATCAAGAAGGCCAGCCCGTCCAAGGGGCTGATCCGCGCCGATTTCGACCCGCCGGCGCATGCCCGCGCCTATGCCGAGGGTGGCGCGACCTGCCTGTCCGTGCTGACCGATCACGCGTACTTCCAGGGACATGAGGATTATCTGGTCGCCGCCCGCGCCGCGTGCGACCTGCCGGTCATTCGCAAGGATTTCCTGGTCGATCCCTGGCAGGTCGCCGAGGCGCGCGCGATCGGAGCAGATGCGATCCTCATCATCATGGCGGCGCTGGACGACGGCGCCGCCGCGGAGATCGAGGCAGCGGCGATCGAACGCGAGATGGATGTGCTGGTCGAAGTGCATGATGCGGCGGAGCTGGAGCGCGCGCTGGCGCTTCGCTCACGCCTGATCGGCGTGAACAATCGCGACCTGCGCGATTTTTCGGTCAGCTTCGACCGCACCTACGAACTGGTCGGACGCGCGCCCGCGGGCTGCACCTTTGTCGCGGAAAGCGGGCTGAACACGCGCGCCGATCTCGACGCGATGGCGGAGCATGATGTGCGCTGCTTCCTGATCGGCGAATCGCTGATGCGCCAGCCGGATGTCGCCGCCGCCACGCGCGCGCTGATTGCATGA
- the moaC gene encoding cyclic pyranopterin monophosphate synthase MoaC, whose amino-acid sequence MTRLTHLDEAGAARMVDVGGKNETAREAVAEGRIAMSAEAAQAIAQGAVAKGDVLAVARVAGIMAAKRTSELIPLCHPLPLSKVTIDLTVEAEGVSATATVATTGRTGVEMEALTAVSTALLTIYDMAKALDKRMTIGGVRLLAKRGGKSGDFVA is encoded by the coding sequence ATGACGCGGCTCACGCATCTGGACGAGGCGGGCGCCGCGCGCATGGTGGATGTTGGCGGCAAGAACGAAACCGCGCGCGAGGCGGTGGCGGAGGGGCGTATCGCCATGTCCGCGGAGGCTGCGCAGGCGATCGCACAGGGGGCGGTGGCAAAGGGAGATGTTCTGGCCGTGGCCCGTGTTGCCGGGATCATGGCCGCCAAGCGGACCAGCGAGCTGATCCCGTTGTGCCACCCCCTGCCCCTGTCGAAGGTTACGATCGATCTGACCGTGGAGGCGGAAGGCGTCTCGGCTACCGCCACTGTCGCGACCACCGGCCGCACCGGCGTGGAGATGGAGGCGCTGACCGCCGTCTCGACCGCGCTGCTGACGATCTACGACATGGCCAAGGCGCTCGACAAGCGCATGACCATTGGCGGCGTGCGCCTGCTAGCCAAGCGTGGCGGGAAATCCGGCGACTTCGTCGCTTGA
- a CDS encoding molybdopterin molybdotransferase MoeA: protein MSDLLPVAEAQARLLADSPAVSAERLPITQAFGRWAAAPITARRTQPAHDLSAMDGYALRFDDLPGPWRVIGESAAGRPFTGSVASGEAVRIFTGAVMPDGADTVLIQEEAGREGERLILGGEGPLRRRGNVRRQGLDFTEGDTLVAAGERLTPARLAVAATGGAGDVAVRRRVRVAIAATGDELVEPGTPFTPNVLPESNRLLLRALLADLPVEIIDLGILPDRLEVLRDAFTGVQADLLVTTGGASVGDHDLVQPALRAAGATIDFWRIALRPGKPLMAGRLGDMAVLGLPGNPVSAFVTTILFVKPLVAHLAGAARPFPITTHAVLGEDIAANGPRTDYMRAEFRGGEAFVASIQDSSMLLTLARAGCLIIRPPHDPARQRGESAEILMIA, encoded by the coding sequence ATGAGTGACTTGCTTCCCGTCGCCGAAGCGCAGGCGCGCCTGCTTGCAGACAGCCCGGCGGTTTCGGCCGAGAGGCTGCCCATCACGCAGGCCTTCGGCCGCTGGGCGGCAGCCCCGATCACCGCCCGGCGAACGCAGCCCGCGCATGATCTGTCGGCGATGGACGGTTATGCGCTGCGCTTCGATGATCTACCGGGGCCTTGGCGCGTTATCGGGGAAAGTGCCGCCGGCCGGCCGTTCACCGGTTCGGTCGCGTCGGGCGAAGCAGTGCGGATCTTCACCGGCGCTGTAATGCCGGATGGCGCGGACACGGTGCTGATACAGGAAGAAGCCGGCCGCGAGGGTGAGCGGCTGATCCTCGGCGGCGAAGGGCCGCTGCGCCGGAGGGGCAATGTCCGGCGCCAGGGCCTCGACTTTACGGAAGGAGACACATTGGTCGCGGCGGGCGAGCGGTTGACGCCGGCGCGGCTGGCGGTGGCAGCGACCGGAGGCGCGGGCGACGTGGCGGTGCGGCGCCGCGTCCGTGTGGCAATCGCAGCGACCGGAGACGAACTGGTCGAGCCGGGCACGCCGTTCACGCCGAACGTGCTGCCGGAATCGAACCGGCTGCTGCTGCGCGCGCTGCTCGCTGACCTGCCGGTCGAGATCATCGATCTTGGCATTCTGCCGGATCGGCTTGAGGTGCTGCGCGATGCGTTCACCGGGGTTCAGGCGGACCTTCTGGTCACCACGGGCGGCGCCTCCGTCGGCGATCACGACCTGGTGCAGCCAGCCCTGCGTGCGGCGGGCGCCACGATCGATTTCTGGCGCATCGCGCTGCGCCCCGGCAAGCCGCTGATGGCTGGACGGCTGGGCGACATGGCGGTGCTCGGCCTGCCCGGCAATCCTGTTTCCGCGTTCGTGACGACCATCCTCTTCGTCAAGCCGCTGGTGGCCCATCTGGCCGGCGCGGCTAGGCCCTTCCCCATCACCACCCATGCCGTTCTTGGGGAGGACATCGCCGCGAATGGCCCGCGGACCGATTACATGCGGGCCGAATTCCGCGGCGGAGAGGCATTCGTGGCCAGCATTCAGGATAGTTCGATGCTGCTGACCCTGGCACGCGCAGGTTGCCTGATCATACGCCCTCCCCATGACCCGGCCCGACAGCGCGGCGAATCGGCGGAAATCCTGATGATCGCTTGA
- the lexA gene encoding transcriptional repressor LexA, which produces MLTRKQHELICFINDRLAETGVSPSFEEMKEALDLKSKSGVHRLISALEERGFLKRLPNRARALEVLKMPERSEAKPSPAPASTRRIVPEPANDVVEVPLHGRIAAGVPIEAIEGASTLPVPAALLGSGEHFALEVAGDSMVEAGILDGDFALIRKQDVARDGEIVVALIEDSEATLKYFRREGAMIRLDPANRSYDPQRYAPAQVRVQGKLAGILRRYS; this is translated from the coding sequence ATGCTTACCAGGAAACAGCACGAGCTGATCTGTTTCATCAATGACCGGCTGGCCGAGACCGGCGTGTCCCCTTCGTTCGAGGAAATGAAGGAGGCGCTGGACCTCAAGTCCAAGTCCGGCGTGCATCGCCTGATCTCGGCGCTGGAGGAACGCGGCTTTCTGAAGCGTCTGCCCAATCGGGCCCGCGCGCTGGAAGTGCTGAAGATGCCGGAGCGGTCGGAGGCGAAGCCCTCGCCGGCGCCTGCCTCCACGCGGCGCATCGTGCCGGAGCCCGCCAACGACGTGGTGGAGGTGCCGCTGCATGGCCGGATCGCCGCCGGTGTTCCGATCGAGGCCATCGAGGGGGCGAGCACATTGCCGGTTCCCGCTGCCTTGCTGGGATCCGGCGAGCATTTCGCTTTGGAAGTTGCCGGCGACTCGATGGTCGAGGCCGGCATTCTTGACGGTGACTTCGCCCTGATCCGCAAGCAGGACGTGGCGCGTGACGGGGAAATCGTCGTGGCGCTGATTGAGGATAGCGAGGCGACGTTGAAGTATTTCCGGCGCGAGGGGGCGATGATCCGGCTGGATCCGGCCAACCGCTCCTATGATCCGCAGCGCTATGCGCCCGCCCAGGTGCGGGTGCAGGGCAAGCTCGCCGGGATACTGCGCCGCTACTCCTGA
- a CDS encoding ComEC/Rec2 family competence protein, with amino-acid sequence MATTAAQPPSTHLSALQTALAWLEKRLEAERDQLPLWLPVMLGAGVAAWFILPDSRLWRVALLAGLSAALLALAVGRGGRGGRAIATASIAFSIGVALIWTKADRAAAPVLQRPAIARLTARVEKIDQLPARGLVRLRLTDLQWINAAPLHAPTRIRVNVADRDAPANLAPNAVVALRARLMPPPPPAVPGAYDFARVAWFEGIGATGRTLGPVTVMSGGNSQTPVRTRLAQHIQARLAGSAGGIAAALATGDTGGIAEPDQEAMRASGLAHLLSVSGLHITAAVGLTMLLVSRLLALNMRLALTGRVPLIAAAAGAAAALGYTWLTGGEVPTVRSCIAALLVLAAMALGREALTLRLVAAGAMVVLLLWPEALAGPSFQLSFAAVTAIIALAEHPRLRAWFAPREDGWPGRLLRGGGSLLLTGLVVEIALMPIAVFHFHKAGVYGALANMVAIPLTTFVIMPLEATALLLDALHLGEPFWWLAGQALTLLLFIAHVTAQAPGATTALPVMPVPAFALIVAGGLWLALWRTDWRILGLLPIAFGVLWTGITPPPDILVTGDGRHVALRLPGGRIALLRDRVGDYARDMLAETGGAEEEPVTLSDQADAACSRDLCRSDLLRGGRRWRILATRSSYLVPIADMLDACRSADIVISERWLPRGCTPRWLRLDRAVLAQTGGVAITLEAADVRTVHRAGDTHPWVLAAINAERPR; translated from the coding sequence ATGGCGACAACTGCCGCGCAGCCCCCTAGCACGCACCTTTCGGCGCTTCAAACGGCGCTCGCATGGCTGGAGAAGCGCCTGGAGGCGGAGCGTGACCAGCTGCCGCTCTGGTTGCCCGTCATGCTCGGGGCAGGGGTTGCCGCCTGGTTCATCCTTCCCGACAGCCGCCTGTGGCGGGTGGCGCTGCTCGCCGGCCTTTCGGCTGCGCTGCTGGCGCTGGCGGTGGGGCGTGGCGGAAGAGGCGGGCGCGCCATCGCCACGGCATCCATCGCCTTCTCGATCGGCGTCGCCTTGATCTGGACAAAGGCGGACCGCGCCGCCGCCCCCGTGCTCCAGCGACCGGCGATCGCCCGCCTGACCGCTCGGGTGGAAAAGATTGATCAACTGCCAGCCCGCGGGCTGGTGCGGCTGCGACTGACGGACCTGCAATGGATAAACGCCGCTCCGCTCCATGCGCCGACACGCATTCGGGTGAACGTGGCGGATCGGGATGCGCCGGCGAACCTGGCGCCCAACGCGGTCGTGGCGTTGCGCGCGCGCCTGATGCCGCCGCCGCCGCCCGCCGTGCCCGGCGCCTATGATTTCGCCCGCGTCGCCTGGTTCGAGGGCATCGGCGCCACCGGTCGCACGCTCGGGCCAGTGACGGTGATGTCAGGGGGTAACTCTCAAACGCCGGTGCGTACCCGTTTGGCCCAGCACATCCAGGCCCGCCTCGCCGGCAGTGCAGGGGGCATCGCGGCCGCACTCGCCACGGGGGACACCGGCGGCATCGCTGAACCGGATCAGGAGGCGATGCGGGCATCGGGTCTGGCGCACCTCCTGTCGGTCAGCGGGCTTCACATCACGGCGGCGGTCGGGCTGACCATGCTGCTGGTCAGCCGCCTTCTGGCGCTCAACATGCGGCTTGCGCTGACCGGCCGGGTGCCGCTGATCGCTGCCGCCGCCGGCGCAGCAGCGGCGCTCGGCTACACCTGGCTGACCGGCGGCGAAGTACCCACCGTTCGAAGCTGCATTGCGGCCCTCCTGGTGCTAGCCGCCATGGCGCTGGGGCGAGAGGCGCTGACGTTGCGGCTGGTCGCTGCGGGCGCGATGGTGGTGCTGCTGCTGTGGCCGGAGGCGCTTGCCGGCCCGAGCTTTCAACTCTCCTTCGCTGCGGTCACCGCCATCATCGCGCTTGCCGAGCATCCCCGCCTACGCGCCTGGTTCGCGCCACGTGAAGACGGCTGGCCCGGCCGACTGTTGCGCGGCGGCGGCTCGCTGCTGCTCACCGGGCTCGTGGTGGAGATCGCGCTCATGCCGATCGCTGTCTTTCACTTCCACAAGGCTGGCGTTTACGGTGCTCTGGCCAATATGGTCGCCATCCCGCTGACGACCTTCGTGATCATGCCGCTTGAGGCAACCGCCCTGTTGCTCGACGCGCTCCATCTGGGCGAGCCGTTCTGGTGGCTGGCCGGGCAAGCGCTGACGCTGCTGCTCTTCATTGCTCACGTCACCGCCCAGGCACCCGGCGCTACGACCGCACTCCCTGTGATGCCCGTCCCCGCCTTTGCGCTGATCGTGGCTGGCGGTTTGTGGCTGGCGCTGTGGCGAACCGATTGGCGTATCCTCGGCCTCCTTCCCATCGCGTTCGGTGTGCTTTGGACCGGGATCACGCCGCCGCCCGATATATTGGTCACCGGAGACGGCAGGCATGTGGCGCTTCGACTGCCCGGCGGACGCATCGCGCTGCTACGCGACAGGGTGGGCGATTATGCGCGCGACATGCTGGCCGAGACCGGGGGCGCAGAGGAAGAGCCCGTCACCCTGTCGGATCAGGCCGATGCCGCATGCAGCCGGGACCTGTGCCGATCGGATCTGTTGCGGGGAGGGCGGCGATGGCGGATCCTGGCGACCAGAAGCAGCTATCTGGTGCCGATCGCTGACATGCTGGACGCCTGTCGATCGGCGGACATCGTCATCAGCGAGCGCTGGCTACCGCGTGGCTGCACACCTCGATGGTTGCGCCTTGACCGGGCAGTGCTGGCTCAAACAGGCGGCGTGGCGATCACGCTTGAGGCGGCGGATGTCCGTACCGTCCACCGGGCCGGCGATACTCACCCGTGGGTGCTGGCAGCAATCAATGCAGAGCGCCCGCGCTGA
- the gltX gene encoding glutamate--tRNA ligase: protein MSATTDTGTPAVVTRFAPSPTGFLHLGGARTALFNLLYARHHGGRFLLRIENTDRARSTQPAIEAILSGMRWLGLDWDGEEVYQSTRAARHAEVAEAMIAAGAAYRCYMTPEEIDAMRAEAQAKKQPLRIRSPWRDRENNDADASYVVRLKAPTEGATTIEDRVQGSVTVQNAELDDLVLLRSDGTPTYMLAVVVDDHDMGVTHIIRGDDHLNNAFRQLPIIKAMGWPEPVYAHIPLIHGSDGAKLSKRHGAVGIEAYRDELGILPEALDNYLLRLGWGHGDNEIISRDQAIEWFDLGSVGKSPSRFDLKKLENLNGHYIRSADDERLAALVCGHLGLSQDDDRRSVMVAAMPALKPRAANLNELADGARFLLVTRPLDIAADAEPLLAGDARVTLAKVHAALDAVAKWDTEALEEAVRQVAEAQGLKLGQVAQPLRAALTGRRTSPGIFDVLALLGRDESLARIADHAADQTAAQGKDQNND from the coding sequence TTGAGCGCAACCACAGATACCGGCACGCCTGCTGTCGTAACCCGCTTTGCCCCGTCGCCGACGGGCTTTCTTCATCTGGGCGGCGCGCGTACTGCGCTGTTCAACCTGCTTTACGCGCGCCATCATGGCGGCCGCTTTCTGCTGCGGATCGAGAATACCGACCGCGCACGATCGACCCAGCCGGCAATCGAGGCGATCCTTTCCGGCATGCGTTGGCTTGGCCTCGATTGGGATGGCGAGGAGGTGTATCAATCCACCCGCGCCGCTCGTCACGCGGAAGTGGCAGAGGCGATGATCGCCGCCGGCGCCGCGTACCGCTGCTACATGACGCCGGAGGAAATCGACGCGATGCGCGCCGAAGCGCAGGCGAAGAAGCAGCCGCTGCGCATCCGCTCGCCGTGGCGCGATCGCGAGAACAACGACGCCGACGCTTCTTACGTCGTCCGCCTCAAGGCACCGACCGAAGGTGCGACGACGATCGAGGATCGCGTGCAGGGCAGCGTCACCGTGCAGAATGCCGAGCTGGACGACCTTGTCCTGCTGCGTTCCGACGGCACGCCGACGTACATGCTGGCGGTGGTTGTCGACGATCATGACATGGGCGTTACCCACATCATCCGCGGCGATGACCATCTCAACAATGCCTTCCGGCAGCTCCCCATCATCAAGGCGATGGGATGGCCGGAGCCGGTCTATGCCCACATCCCACTGATTCATGGCAGCGACGGCGCAAAGCTGTCGAAGCGGCACGGTGCCGTGGGGATCGAGGCTTATCGCGACGAGCTGGGCATCCTTCCCGAGGCGCTGGACAATTATCTCCTGCGTCTTGGCTGGGGCCATGGCGACAATGAGATCATCAGCCGCGACCAGGCGATCGAGTGGTTCGATCTGGGCAGCGTGGGCAAGTCACCCTCGCGGTTCGACCTGAAAAAGCTCGAAAACCTGAACGGCCATTACATCCGCAGTGCTGACGACGAACGGTTGGCGGCGCTGGTGTGCGGCCACCTCGGGCTTTCGCAGGACGACGATCGTCGATCGGTGATGGTCGCCGCCATGCCGGCGCTCAAGCCGCGAGCTGCAAACCTCAACGAACTGGCGGACGGCGCTCGCTTCCTTCTCGTCACTCGCCCGCTCGACATCGCCGCCGATGCGGAGCCGCTGCTTGCCGGCGATGCGCGCGTGACCTTGGCAAAGGTTCATGCTGCGCTTGACGCGGTGGCCAAGTGGGATACGGAGGCGCTTGAAGAAGCGGTGCGGCAGGTTGCCGAAGCGCAGGGCTTGAAGCTCGGCCAGGTCGCCCAGCCGCTCCGTGCCGCACTCACCGGCCGCCGGACCTCGCCCGGAATCTTCGACGTGCTCGCTCTGCTTGGCCGGGACGAAAGTCTCGCCCGCATCGCCGATCATGCCGCTGATCAAACGGCCGCCCAGGGGAAGGACCAAAACAATGACTGA
- a CDS encoding citrate synthase, whose amino-acid sequence MTDAKLSLTDKDFGYPVLSGSVGPDVIDIRKLYGQTGAFTYDPGFTSTASCQSKLTYIDGDEGVLLHRGYAIGDLAEKSSFMEVAYLLLNGELPKGDELNKFENTITRHTMVHEQLATFFRGFRRDAHPMAILCGVVGALSAFYHDSTDIHDPTQRMIASHRLIAKMPTIAAMAYKYSVGQPFQYPDNSLSYTGNFLKMTFGVPAEPYEVNPAVEKAMDRIFILHADHEQNASTSTVRLAGSSGANPFACIAAGIACLWGPAHGGANEAALNMLQEIGTPDRIPEFIARAKDKNDPFRLMGFGHRVYKNYDPRATVMQKTVREVFDALKVNDPLFETALRLEELALSDDYFIEKKLFPNVDFYSGVILSAIGFPTSMFTVLFALARTVGWVAQWNEMITDPDQKIGRPRQLYTGPTARDYVSLNER is encoded by the coding sequence ATGACTGACGCCAAGCTGTCCCTCACGGATAAGGACTTCGGCTATCCGGTGCTGTCGGGCAGCGTGGGCCCGGATGTGATCGACATCCGCAAGCTCTACGGCCAGACCGGCGCGTTCACCTACGATCCGGGCTTCACCTCGACGGCTTCGTGCCAGTCGAAGCTGACCTATATCGACGGTGACGAAGGTGTCCTCCTTCACCGCGGCTATGCGATCGGCGATCTCGCCGAGAAGTCGAGCTTCATGGAGGTCGCCTATCTCCTGCTGAACGGCGAGCTGCCCAAGGGCGACGAGCTGAACAAGTTCGAGAACACGATTACCCGCCACACGATGGTCCACGAGCAGCTCGCGACCTTCTTCCGTGGTTTCCGTCGCGATGCCCATCCGATGGCGATCCTATGCGGTGTCGTTGGCGCGCTTTCCGCATTTTACCACGACTCGACCGACATCCACGATCCCACGCAGCGCATGATCGCGTCGCACCGGCTGATCGCCAAGATGCCGACGATCGCGGCGATGGCTTATAAGTATAGCGTCGGTCAGCCCTTCCAGTATCCGGACAACTCGCTGAGCTACACCGGTAATTTCCTGAAGATGACCTTCGGCGTGCCGGCCGAGCCCTATGAGGTAAATCCGGCGGTCGAGAAGGCGATGGACCGGATCTTCATCCTCCACGCCGATCACGAGCAGAACGCCTCGACCTCGACCGTGCGTCTCGCCGGCTCGTCGGGCGCCAATCCGTTCGCGTGCATCGCGGCGGGCATCGCCTGTCTGTGGGGCCCGGCGCATGGCGGCGCCAACGAAGCAGCGCTCAACATGCTGCAGGAGATCGGCACGCCGGATCGCATTCCGGAGTTCATCGCGCGCGCCAAGGACAAGAACGATCCGTTCCGTCTGATGGGCTTCGGCCACCGCGTGTACAAGAATTACGATCCGCGCGCGACGGTGATGCAGAAGACGGTGCGCGAGGTGTTCGACGCGCTGAAGGTCAACGATCCGCTGTTCGAAACCGCGCTGCGGCTGGAAGAACTGGCGCTCAGCGACGACTACTTCATCGAGAAGAAGCTGTTCCCGAACGTCGACTTCTATTCGGGCGTGATCCTGTCGGCGATCGGCTTCCCGACGTCGATGTTCACCGTTCTGTTCGCCCTTGCGCGCACCGTCGGCTGGGTCGCGCAGTGGAACGAGATGATCACCGATCCGGACCAGAAGATCGGCCGTCCGCGCCAGCTCTACACTGGCCCGACCGCCCGCGACTACGTCTCGCTCAACGAGCGCTGA
- a CDS encoding Coenzyme F420 hydrogenase/dehydrogenase, beta subunit C-terminal domain, giving the protein MKTVSPTVARVLAADLCTGCGLCAGVSAGAITMISDRGFARPRQHRPITRGAEARIAGSCPGRIVSPWPQTAKRHPFWGSWRQVLTGAASDPQTRFAGASGGALSALLIHALDTGQVDRVLHVEADPSRPTGNRIRWSSSRAEVLAGAGSRYASSSPLVAIEQALSEGGRFAFVGKPCDVSALRQLGRYDTRVASHVPIILSFFCGGLPGSAGTDEILRFMGLAPEEVTEFRYRGQGWPGLTVARTADGRSGEMSYADSWGRHLSRQVQFRCKICPDAVGGVADIACADAWYGDAAGYPTFEEQDGRSLIITRTPAGEALLRSAEAAGAIETAPLAIEEVEWMQPAQAQRKRMIAARTAAVRASFQPVPIMRSLDIFAAARLGRLWDSGHNFLGTMRRVLQRRTRGRRAMAAAEQSA; this is encoded by the coding sequence GTGAAGACCGTCTCTCCAACCGTCGCGCGTGTTCTGGCGGCCGATCTGTGCACTGGCTGCGGCCTGTGCGCAGGCGTGTCGGCGGGCGCGATTACGATGATTTCCGACCGCGGCTTCGCCCGGCCGCGCCAACATCGCCCGATCACCCGCGGTGCGGAGGCGCGGATCGCGGGATCCTGTCCCGGCAGGATCGTGTCGCCCTGGCCGCAAACGGCCAAGCGGCATCCGTTCTGGGGATCATGGCGACAAGTGCTGACGGGCGCCGCAAGCGATCCGCAAACCCGTTTCGCCGGAGCGTCGGGCGGCGCGCTTTCGGCGCTGTTGATCCACGCGCTGGATACCGGCCAGGTCGATCGCGTGCTCCATGTCGAGGCGGATCCGTCGCGGCCCACTGGCAACCGGATCCGGTGGTCTTCCTCGCGGGCAGAGGTGCTTGCGGGGGCTGGTTCTCGCTATGCCTCCTCATCCCCCTTGGTGGCGATCGAGCAGGCGCTGTCCGAGGGCGGGCGCTTCGCCTTTGTTGGAAAGCCTTGCGACGTGTCCGCGCTCCGCCAGCTCGGCCGCTATGACACGCGGGTCGCCAGCCATGTGCCGATCATACTCTCGTTCTTCTGTGGCGGCCTGCCGGGCAGCGCCGGGACGGACGAGATCCTGCGCTTCATGGGCCTTGCGCCGGAGGAGGTCACCGAATTCCGCTATCGAGGACAAGGGTGGCCGGGGCTGACCGTTGCACGCACGGCGGACGGCAGGTCGGGAGAAATGTCCTATGCCGATAGCTGGGGCAGGCACCTCAGCCGGCAAGTGCAGTTCCGATGCAAGATCTGCCCCGATGCGGTCGGCGGCGTGGCGGACATCGCCTGTGCGGATGCGTGGTACGGCGATGCGGCCGGATATCCCACGTTCGAGGAGCAGGACGGGCGCAGCCTCATCATCACCCGCACACCAGCAGGGGAAGCATTGCTGCGGTCTGCCGAGGCGGCCGGCGCGATCGAAACGGCGCCGCTCGCGATCGAAGAGGTGGAGTGGATGCAACCGGCCCAGGCGCAGCGCAAACGCATGATCGCTGCCCGTACGGCCGCAGTGCGCGCATCGTTCCAGCCGGTGCCGATCATGCGCAGTCTCGATATCTTTGCAGCGGCTCGGCTGGGGCGCTTATGGGATTCCGGGCATAACTTCCTCGGCACGATGCGGCGGGTGCTGCAACGGCGGACGCGCGGCCGACGTGCGATGGCAGCGGCGGAGCAAAGCGCGTGA